The DNA segment aagtttttttCAAGTGCTGGATCGATCCTTTTGGTTTTTACTGTGCTGCTGTCCCAGATAGCTGCCCTACTGTCGCGGGCAGTGGGCAACATgtgccagttggggagatcctctgtcTGGGCAGGGGGCATCAGTATACCTCCAATTCTGCCTCCTTGGCTTTGGGCCCAGCTCCACCCCTTCATGCCTTCCACCCCTTCTTTCCTTTTTGTCATCTTATACTGTCCTAGAATTTAAATTAATTGCgtattggagtccattttgcatggaaTCCAGTGTTTTTTGGCATTCTTTGGTTATTAGTTATCTGTATCTTTTAGCTCCTCCCCCGGCTGCCGTCACTGAATGCAGGAAGCATACTGCAGAATGCTTCTTCCACGCGCTACTTTTTTAGTCAACGGGATCTAAGCTGtctttaaaatgaaagaaagctCCAGTAGCCAACAGCATGCTTGGTATCTGAACCCTGATGTTTAGCTTTGGTGAGCTcaatgtgcaagacgtttgtaCTAATGACTCTTGGTTTCAGTATATTAATAACCCtggtacaaaaaaacattgtgaaacATGGTTATAATTCTTTATCCGACACATAGTATTGCAAGGATCACGTACCTCTGTACATATGTTCACATCTAAGGCACTGGCAGTAGACACACTTCCCGTGCTGTACCCTCTTAGGTTGGGTGAAGAAACACCGCTACTCGCACTGCAACAGTGTATCGATTATTGAACGCATCGGGAAATAATGTTTATCAAGTCCCAGCAAATCAAAAGAAGGGCCTTTCATTCCCTTTCATTCCTTTTCATTCCATCACAGGGAAGGATTTTGCCTCTTGCAGGGCAGGTCAAAGATCTTCTCAATACATTCTCCCAACCTGTTTGTGGAATATAGACCTGCCTGGTTTATCTGCCGGAGGGCGCAAATCATGCTTTGGTTGCTTTTATTCATAATAAGCTTtcatatttgaatattttggaATCGTCAGACTAAAGAGCAGGGGGGCAACTGTAGCTGCATGGCTGCCGCTTCTTGCTCGGTCATTCTTTACCATGCTTACAACTTCTCACCCATTAATTATATGTTTAGAATTGATTATGCATgacatattataaattatattataaaatctaGATGTATCCAGCACCACATTATTTTTACCTGGGACTTTCCTGGCCGGGTCTGTTGGCTCAGACACTCCTAGAAATATTGCACCAGATTAAGGGCTGGGTGAGGAGGTTCTCCCATCAAATTATGCCAAATTCTGGTATATATCAGGCTGCTCCAGTTCGACCAGGCGGAGGAACAACTGGAGACGGCAAGGACACCAGCGTATGAAACATGGGAACATACACGCTTACTGCCGTTCTTTTCATGGTCTCCTGCGTCTACCTGGTTTATTCTGGTAAGGAGGACATTCTTTTTTCTGCTGGGGGCTGAATAgttgtgtgtaaataaaaaaaaatggggaaatcTTCATTTGCCTTTGATATGATGGAGAGATAGACATtggttatttctttttaatttactttgagGTTATTATCGCCACCAAGACTACCGTTTTCCACTGCAGAAGTTGATCAGGAGGCAATTGTCTCCAAAATGCACGCTTCACTtggtaaacaaataaaacagataaTGAAAGCAATAGATACGTGCCATCATGGCACCGGCTAATTATGTGTATGGTAGCCCTTTCTGTCTACAACTACAGAGAATAGGGAACATTGTGGCCTGTGACATGCTCTGGCCTAGGCTAATAAGTTGCCCCCTGCGTCTCAGGGGTTGTTTGGGGCACTTCCCATAAAGGACTTAAATACTTTTGTTTAATGTGGTACCACAATAGCTAGCAATGAACCCGCTCGGGATGGTGCTTTGGAGGGTTGCAATGAAGGGTTATTCATCTGGCTCCATGGAACTCCTAAAAACCTTACACTTGGTTTTAGACGGATCTAAGAAACAGCGCTCTCAGGACTCTTTTTTAGTCGCAGGCTACTACCTCCTCGGTGTCCAGAGAATTTAGTTTGGCAGTGGAGACCCTGGCAAGCGTCCGGGAAGGTGATGGggaatgtatgtgtttatttggCCCAAAGCCCAATGTGTATTGTTGAATGAGTTGAGCTGTACTCTACACTTTGGCAAATTGTCAATCCACCCCTGATCAGTGTGAACTTTTGTTATCTTGTTACCAGATTCTCTCTCTTCCCGCAGGTAGCCACAGTCACTACTTTTTCACAACCACAATCAACCAGCCATTACCTGGAGAACCCTCATACGTCACAACACGAGTCTTGGATGATATCATTCTTTATCAGTATGACAATATAAATAAGTTAATGGAAGTCAAAGTTTGTTGGTTCAAAGCATACAATGGCAGTTTACCAGCGCTGAACAATCAAATGGCTAGTCATAAAAACTCCACATTATCTCTTCTAAATAATATTACCAGCCTCCTGAATGAAACAGATGGTAAGTATCTGATGTAGTCGTTAAAAAGAATTGCCCTTTGTCTAGAAAGAATATACTATACAATCAGTACATATTAGTCAATGTACTTTTTCTGTACAACAATCCAATATTTAGATATTCTTCTGTTTGTTACCTTGATTTGTTAATGGTTTCCTTCTTGGGCAGTTTTGCTTGGTTTGGACAAAGAGTTTagcttttagggcagtagaaccctgcgatactctcatacccagcaagattctgagctcctagaaattAGAGGCATCAGAGTGGGGGGGGTGGAGGGATTCGGGACCTAAAGGAGGACTATGTTAAACACAGGCACGTCTTGGAGGTATAGAACTAGCGTATGCAGAACcgtagaaaacataaaaaaacaagtttgtagTAATTTCATTTATAAGCTACATTCAAAAATTAGCTACAGTATCACACCGATATCTCAAAAATCTCAGTAAAGCCCCCAAACCATGCCTACAGTCACACCGTTACAATAATATGAAAtgttgggaaataaaagaaaaagaaaagtaatttaATCGTTTAACGGCATTGGTTCATGGAAAATAGGTTTCTGAAGCTGTTTTGCTTGCTAACAGGAGTTCATGTCATGCAGAATATAGAAGGCTGTGATCTGCATGATAATGGAACCGTAAATGCAATATTCAGAATAGTCTATGACGGGGAGCCCTTTATTACTTTCAACATGGAAACTGGAAACTTCACGGCAGATGTACCCGAGGCTCAATATTTTGAGGATCTAGCAAACCAGAATATGACTGAAAATGAAGAAACAATCCGTTTGCTCACAGAAGTTTGTCCTGAGCATATAAAAGACCTTCTCGTCCTTCAAAGCACATATACTACAAAAGGTTTGTAAagtaaaggaattaaaaactCAATGATATTCCCTGATTTTGGTAAAACATCAGTACCAAAAAGTGTCCACTAATATGTAACAAATCATGGAGTTTAATGCCGCAAAAGCGCAGACTCCATTGCTTTCTACACCTTCCCCGgccagtcaggggagatcagaggatccctCAACAAATCCATGATCTCCACTGTCCGCAAACGTGGGACATTGGGAATGGGAAGCACCTCTGGGGGTGTCATCATCCATACAAAATCTACATCTTTACTATAAAAGGTAAATATTGGGGCCATAACAGTAAATTCGCTAGATTTACCTCTCCACctgatgtattgttttttttcttagtttgtcaattctagtcttgtcagaccccttgaataaattcattgtaagaagcgctgtgtaaagtattggcgctatataaataaaacataacaattaataataataatgatagatTCTATTGAACCTGGACCGCATACACTCATTGTCTGGTTTAGAAGGGGGTTGTTAATTGGATCATATTGTCTCCCAATAAGAATCCTCCAACttacaataatacaataattaatTGCTTACGTCCAATATTGTCCCATATGCCAACATTCTACACCTGtatacatatagtatatgtgataagtgtatgtgtgtgtatgattggTGAATGTGCGCAGTCACATAAATTACCATATATAACATTGTAACTCCTGTCTGGCAATGAAACTGTTCCCACAGAAGCTCCGGTCATTTATGTTACGCAGAGATCCTCGAGCAATAACATGATAACCCTGGAGTGCAGGGCGTACGGACACTACCCCAAGGATATCCTCATGGTCTGGGAGAGAAATGGGCAGCAAATAACGGAGGCTGACGCCGAGATACTGACGCTGCCCCTCACCGATCAGACCTACCTGTCTGTGCTTTCCGTCAATGTCACCACAACGAATGAGGACACATTCACCTGTCAGGTGACCCACAACAGCACGGAGCGGCCCATACGGAGCCAATGGAGTAAGTGCAAAGATGGTACAACGTGTGTTGTGCGTCTATTAATAATCGTAAGCGCCAGCTCACATTAACACAGACAGTGTGCAGGAAGGGAGAGATTTCGGGGAGTTAATAGAGGGCCCTGGAAATTATAGTGAACATGCGCCTGAATATATGGAGTGTGGCTATTTAACCTTAAACGAATAGACCagtgttttaactttattttttgtacatatttacaCCTCAATTGTATCAATAGCACGGGGAGTGATATATCTCTCTCACTCCAACATTATGTATTCTTCCTTTTATTTAATTCCAGGAGCAACCAATGGCTTTGCCAGCCAAGGCCAAGAATTATCCGTGGGTGCCGTGATTGCAATCTGTCTTGCGGTACTCCTGGGGGTGACCATTGCAGTTTTTGGATTTCTTACTTGGCAAAGGAGCAGGAGGCAATGAATGAAATAGTCTGTCCATTGCCTTATTCATCATCATCgtctctataataagacagacttgggtaactaagtgATTAACGCAGTAATGGCTTTAATGGCTTTTCAAAGCTAAATTAATGGCAAAATGCCCACTTTAAGCCCTTTAGGCTATTTTAATGAAAGCCGGTGTTTTGCATGCACAGTCGCAGTATAATCAGTTTTACTACCAATGAGTTGGAAGAATTTGaggttggaatatatttgtccctagcgattccctggtggtctagtagCTAGGATTCGGAATATATTTGTCCCGACCCGTATTTAGTCCGGTGCAATAGTAGTTTTTCAGTTTTTCTAGAGATAAAGAAGGCAGTCAATGTGAAAATTTGTCAAACTGTCAATCAAGGTTGCTTAGTATCCTCAAGTAACACAGTCCGTGTCTGCGGTACGGCAGGCTTTGTTATCTTATTAAAATGCATCGTTCAGGGCTGCACAGGTGTCCTCTTCGGATCTCTAGGTGGTTCTATCTAAAGATGAGGCATCCAAGGACCTGAAAGCTTAAGTAACTTAACATCTTTTGCCTTGTTGGACTAATAAAAAAGTATCAACTTTCACTAAAGACTCCATTCTTTCAATTGAGtttcaatataaaacattttacaaaatgtaaaggtCTCTGCgttgttttttatgttattaaagtcttcagaggaaagaataaaatgacagcacCTTCAATCCACTTAATGGTCACAATGGTTTATTCAAGCTGGAATTGGCTGGGATGGAAACACCATCAAAGTAACACCGCCACCAAGAtttgtttttctaatttctCACAACTTACTGGAAATGACGTAAGGAATATTGGGGGAGGGGTATTCACCTGTACCTCGTGGTCAGTAGATGGTCTTTAAAGGAttataaatgatttttaaatGCCCCAAATTTTTTAGTTTTGCATTTTCACATTGCAGGCGAGGATATGCAAGTTTTCATTCAACACGCGTGACCTCACTCGCAACATGTATCCGCATGCGCTTGCACAGATGACTGTGTGGAAAGTATCCCCCGACGCATCCGAGTCTAAAATTCAGGGTGCTGCGGGGCCGATGCTACATCAGGACTCGGTATGCTTGTCCCGTACGCAGATGtatcgattattattattattattattatcttttatttatatagcgccaacagtttacgcagcgcttaatacaatacataaattcaagggatatgacaagacaagaattgacagactaagacaaaccgatacatttggtggagagagccctgctcgcaagcttacaatctagagggaaaatggggtgataaacataaggcatagagaaagggtgagaggtattgtgggggtatcaatgacaaggatgttctagcagctaagatggtatgcttctctgaagaaatgggtttttagatgtttcttgaatgtcgggagggaggttgaattctgaaggttccttgggagcagattccagagatacgggggcagctcgagtgaaatcttgtagactggaaaaggaagaggtgataagtgaggaggagagccttagcccatgggaggaacgtagggatcgagtaggagagtatttgctaatgaggtcagaaatgtacggaggagcagtattgtggatggccttatatgtcagtatgtAGGACAGCCAGGTGCTGGAGCTCTGGATTTATTACTAGAAATAAAAGCCCTTATGTTTTTTAGCAACAGTTTTAAACTGTAATTTTACCAACGTGGTTAACCTCATCCGGTGAAAATACAATACTTTGTACTCGACCACGCACATTCCCCTTAAACgatatggaaaaatataaatattcattttaattactaCTTATTATTTCCTGTGCCGGGGTGTGACAcacgcagggccggccttaggggtgtgcgactgcacaggtcgccatggcaacaggggtgcctgcccgggacttaaattaaaacatcgttcttttttttttttttcttttaactttattaacAGCCTTCATgttcaataaagtttttttaaactttatttaacatggaggatgttaaataaagttaaaacaaaaaaaccccgatgtttttatttaagtcccgggcaggggcgccgagcggtcgctcgtgaagttttcagcaaccgctcggcgcccctcactccggggcgtttcatgctgagcgctggaatatggtGGCACCGACCTTAGGTGCCACTTAAACGGAGCTGAATTTTAGGGGTTGACGGGGGTCACGTAACATTAAGTGAACCGCAGTTGCAGCGCGGCTACATTGATGAACAGGCTGAGGCAGGGTAAGTGAGTGGCACGagcatgtgtgagtgtgagtgtgtggagCGGATGTTATTGTGGACAAGTGTTTTTCGGTATGTGATTGTGTATCTGGGTAACACGGATTAAACCAATGGAAGGGAAATAAACTTTTATCATGTTGGAGGATAAACTTCTATGAAGAGGTCGCTCCGTGAAGAAAAACCCAAGGcttatttggataaaaaaaattgctaaataaTGCATGTTTGTTTGTATGTGCATGTACAGCAGCGCAtgccactgtgtgtgtgtgtgtgcgtgcgtgatGTAGCTTGAAAATAGGccaatatttaataaagcaacTCAAATGTACACCCTGATCGGTTATTCTTATCTCCATTTCCTCCATTCCATTATGGCTTCTCGCCTCTTACCTTTGGCAACTATTCTGGACGGTACCAACCCGTGAGACAGTGAATGCTTTCTCTATCTGAGGTGCCAAGGCTTCTGCAGAACAAACACACTGATTTCATCATTAGCAAAAATGTTGTGATGTAATATTTGTGCTGTTTAATCCCCTGAAAAACAACTTGTGCAACACAGACCTATACGCCGTCTCACATGGACTGAGGTGTGATCAAAGAGCCTTCCTAATTTAACAGCCTGGCCAGAGGGTCCAGAGTCAATCCAGACTATAACAATCCGGACGGGTCGGAACCGACTCCATGATATTGCTTCTGTCCTTTATTGTACCCACTGAGGCaaaataggacatattaacttcTACCTTCTCCTTCATCCCTAACCAGGAATGGGCATCACGTTTCAATCTGTCTCTGCCGCTGGGGTTTACCCCAAAAAAAATGGCTCTGCCACTGAGTGTGTtctcaaaaaaaaccaaaacacatgACCCTGAGAACGTTTTGGTGGCCATAATGGAAAAGCTACAGGTTGGTGAGATCCTGTTGGATCTGGTCAACCAACCTTCTCCAGCCAACTCCACGAGACAGAACAAGGGAAACATTATTTGCCAACACACGGGCCATGCTTTAAATACCGTCATTTAGTGTTTCGGAAGGTAACCCAATATCCCATTACTTTCATTACCTTTGGTAATATTTAGATTGGATCTTATCCCATTTCGATGGCCTCTTAACAAAGAAGCATCTTGTTTTCCTTGGCGTTTGCTCTTGCTTTTTGGACATGTCTTTGTGAATTTTAGAAAAGGGATTTTCTGTTTGTTATCGTCGTTATTAATAACAGAACAAGTGGCAGGAGAGGGGCAGTTCCTTCGTTACAAAATTCTAACTTGAGTAACACGCCAGACAGAGCCATTTACCGAGGGGTAAGAGAAGGCATGGAGCGGGCGGCAGAAACTAGAACGAGGGACTCCTGTCTCATTTTTATGGTCATCGCGGCCGTACTCATCTCTTGGACTTCTTCTGGTATTACTGATCAGTTTGTATGAAAGCCAACATTCTCCCTGTCTGCTACTGACCTCCCATCATCTCATAATAACATCTTCTTCTTTGTTACAAACTCTGTTCTTTTCTGTTTCTAATTCCGTCTGCCGCTGTCTGCactggtgtgtgttagtgtctgtgccCGTCTATGTTACTAACACGATCTGATCTAGCTGGTTACTGTTGGTTACGCCATCTGCTCTTGTCTTACTTACTAACTCTAATGCTGTTTGTTACTGTCTGCCCCGTCCCTCTCATTAACACTGCCTCTGTCTCTTATTAACTCTTGCCGTGTCTCTGTTACAGGCTGTCACGCTCTGCCTCTCCTACTGTGTCTCGGGCACTGACTGTCTCTTCTACTAATTCTCTAACTTGGTTGTTTTCCTCCTTCGCTCTCTGGTCACTCTCCCCATCCCCCAGTCTCCTCGGCTTTTAATAGTTTCCTTGCCGTCTTGTATTCTTTCAGCAAGTCACAGTCAACATTACTTTACAACAGTGACCAATCACCAAGGCCCCGGCCATCCTTCTTACTTCACGACCCAAGAAATGGACGGTGTGGTTCTGTACTGGTACGACAGCCGTACCCAGCTGCTGGAGATCAGAGCTCCATGGGTGAAAAACACTAACCTCAGTCTGTGGTCCATTGACATCATGGAGAGTACTCATCAGCTCAGAATGCAAAACTACTTACGGGCTATAATGAACTACACGAACGCCAGCGAAGGTGAGTTACCAGTCTTGGTCAAGGGCAGCTTCACCAAACTAGGCTGAGCTCAGCTTATTATCTGAGCCCCTCTATGGCTGCCTGCATCACCATGTGTGCCCAGATGGAGGGCTTAGACTCGCGTCTCCTCGTTCTGAACGCACCCCCTGTCCTTCGCTCATAGGGTATCATATTCTCCAGAAGATCGAAGGCTGCACTCTGCACGATAATGGGTCTGTGGCAAGCGTTCTTAGCGAGGCTTATAACGGGCAGCGTTTTACCCACTTCAACCCTGACACGGCAAACTGGACAACAGATATCGCTTCTGCTCAGTTCTACGTGGACATCTTAAATTCCAACAGGACGAATAACGAGAACATAAGGGACCAGTTGGAGAAGAACTGCCTGGTAAACCTGGAGCTACTGCTGTCTGCGGGAAATGTCACGCTCAGCAGGAGAGGTATGTGGACATCACGCGGCTTCCCACCAAATCACTGTGTTTATTCTATCGGCATTCTCGCAAACAGTGGTATAGCTTtatataacattacacataattCTAGATGCCCTTTTACTCCATTATTGCTCTGGTTCCCGAAACCCTTCCTTTTGTGCTAtatagatacactatatgggcaaaagtattgggatacctgaccatcacaccaacagggactttgattacatttttgGTGTTCCTGTGGAGAACGATgcacattcatccagtagagcgtttgtgaggtcagagaCTGATGTTgaacgagacgcccggctcgcaatctccgttccagttcatcccaaaggtgtgcGATGGGGttgtcagggctctgtgcggccggtcaagttcttcctccccaaactcatccaaccatgtctttatgggccttgctttgtgcgctgggccGTCATCCTGGAATAGAAAAtgatcttccccaaactgttcccacagagTATTGCCCCAAATGTCTTGCTATGTCCCCTggctggcgctctataaataacatttaatacaatTCTAATCTTCAGAAGAACCAATGCTTGAGGTGGCCCAGGAACCGACGTCTAATACCACCATGGCACTGCACTGCAGGGCGTACGGTCACTACCCGCGGGAAATCTCCATGAGCTGGTACAAGAACGGCCAGCGGGTACCTGATGAGGAGCTGGAGAGAATGACGCTGCCTCTCCCCGACACCGACTTCTTGTCTTCATTATCTGTCAATGTCAGCCCGACGCCAGGAGACCTATATACTTGCCGTGTGGCCCACGGCAGCCTAAACACGCCAGTAACACGGGAATGGAGTGAGTACAAAACATGGGGCTCATGCTAGTTATTTATCCCACGCAGGAAATTCGGCCCTGGCTGATAAATGGTACACGAGGCTATGTACTGAATACACGCAACCAACACGCTGCCggagtgtaagagtgtagcgTGTGGACGGATGCTGACACCTACTGGCTTACCGGGGAACTTCACAGGGTCGGTAGGAGgggggaatgtaaacatgcgcgggatcgGCATccggctcctaaatctaagacgagaccaatgactgattaaggtttgagcttTTGGACTGACCACGATAAATTAGCCCCattactttaaggccagcaggtCACCAATGACATAGCTGTGGCCCCACACTGTAGCACCCAATCAGGTGTGTGGAGCAATGGCAGCCAGCGGCTCACCGGGCATTCATGTAGTGGGCCAGATGGCTAGTCCGGGCCTGTCTATTGTCCACTGGCATACAGAACTGTCTCATCTACGTGTACTCTCGAGACTGCTCTCTCTCATGCCTGTACATATGTACATTgcattccctctctctcctatgCATATAGGTTGTGTAGACTAATACTTATACATCTCTCACGTAGAAGTGCCGGCGCTCTCTCCAGGGTCCGGCTGGTTACAGACCGGCGGCGTCTCCGTTGGGATGGTCATTGCGTTCACGCTTCTGGCTGTGCTTTTGGTATCGATCACAGTCTTTGCTCTGCTGGCCGGGGAGAAATTCAGAAGAGGTAACGCATCTCTGATACAGTTTGAAAGATACATCCCATGTTTGTTATAGAAAACGTGTACTTATCATATGGAACCTGTAACCTCTCCGTGCATCTCTTTCATTGTCCTCCAATCATTCCGGATACCGTTTCACTATTACAACTCACCACGTTGTATGTCTCCTGTCCTGTACGCCATAATAAGTCTTTAAGACCTCTGTTTCTGAATACACAGCTGTAGTCCGTCCTTATTACTCGCtgctaaaataatttgtttgttAATCTATTTTCTCTTCATTTCTCACAGAGAGAACGCTGGGCGAGATTTTAGTAAACTCTTGAATTCGTTCGATGTCATCATTATGAACTGCGCAAAAAATGACCTCATCAAATACAAAGAGAAATTAAATTACTAAACACAAGATCTCCTTTAGGGGCTCTTCAAAGTATCAGTACTCAGTACGCCATCTGCTTCATGGGTTCAGAATCAAGGGGTGAGAGTTTCACGGAAAAGTGGTGGGGGCTGCAAGAGGTAGGAGGGTCACATCTTCAATATATCAGCACCCTGTAATATCTTCAATATATCAGCGCCCTGTAATATCTGCAATATATCAGCACTCTGTAATATCTTCAATATATCAGCGCCCTGTAATATCTGCAATATATCAGCACCCTGTAATATCTTCAATATATCAGCGCCCTGTAATATCTGCAATATATCAGCGCCCTGTAATATCTGCAATATATCAGCACCCTGTAATATCTGCAATATATCAGCACCCTGTAATATCTGCAATATATCAGCACCCTGTAATATCTGCAATATATCAGCACTCTGTAATATCTTCAATATATCAGCGCCCTGTAATATCTGCAATATATCAGCACCCTGTAATATCTGCAATATATCAGCACCCTGTGTTATCTTCAATATATAAGTGCCCTGTAATATCTGCAATATATCAGCACCCTGTAATTTCTTCAATATATCAGCACCCTGTAATATCTGCAATATATCAGCACCCTGTAATTTCTTCAATATATAAGCGCCCTGTAATATCTGCAATATATCAGCACCCTGTAATATCTGCAATATATCAGCGCCCTGTAATATCTGCAATATATCAGCACCCTGTAATATCTGCAATATATCAGCACCCTGTAATATCTGCAATATATCAGCGCCCTGTAATATCTGCAATATATCAGCGCCCTGTAATATCTGCAATATATCAGCACCCTGTAATATCTGCAATATATCAGCGCCCTGTAATATCTGCAATATATCAGCGCCCTGTAATATCTGCAATATATCAGCACCCTGTAATATCTGCAATATATCAGCACCCTGTAATATCTTCAATATATCAGCACCCTGTATTATCTTCAATATATCAGCACCCTGTAATATTTTCAGTGTATCAGCACCCTGTAATATTTTCAGTATATCAGCACCCTGTAATATTTTCAGTATATCAGCAACCTGTAATATTTTCAGTATATCAGCGCCCTGTAATATTTTCAGTATATCAGCACCCTGTAATATCTGCAGTATATCAGCACCCTGTAATATCTGCAATATATCAGCACCCTGTAATATCTGCAATATATCAACGCCCTGTAATATTTTCAGTATATCAGCACCCTGTAATATTTTCAGTATATCAGCACCCTGTAATATCTTCAATATATCAGCGCCCTGTAATATTTTCAGTATATCAGCACCCTGTAATATCTGCAATATATCAGCACCCTGTAATATCTGCAATATATCAGCACCCTGTAATATCTGCAATATATCAGCACCCTGTAATATTTTCAGTATATCAGGACCCTATACACTGGCAGCTCTGGAACAAACATGCACGGAAATGATACGAAGTCTGATTATGTTCgattttaaaaatatcacaataaCCAAACAACAAACAgatgaaaattaatttaatagaaaattaatttcttttaccaaatgtttttcaaaatgaaataaatttcATATTAAAATCTACCTGTAGCTTGTAGTTTTGGTTTGGCAATCGCCGTTATCATTTGTTTAGATGGTGAGCTCCTGGAAGCTGAGTCACGGGTTCCACATTAC comes from the Spea bombifrons isolate aSpeBom1 chromosome 8, aSpeBom1.2.pri, whole genome shotgun sequence genome and includes:
- the LOC128503896 gene encoding BOLA class I histocompatibility antigen, alpha chain BL3-6-like, coding for MGTYTLTAVLFMVSCVYLVYSGSHSHYFFTTTINQPLPGEPSYVTTRVLDDIILYQYDNINKLMEVKVCWFKAYNGSLPALNNQMASHKNSTLSLLNNITSLLNETDGVHVMQNIEGCDLHDNGTVNAIFRIVYDGEPFITFNMETGNFTADVPEAQYFEDLANQNMTENEETIRLLTERSSSNNMITLECRAYGHYPKDILMVWERNGQQITEADAEILTLPLTDQTYLSVLSVNVTTTNEDTFTCQVTHNSTERPIRSQWRATNGFASQGQELSVGAVIAICLAVLLGVTIAVFGFLTWQRSRRQ
- the LOC128503897 gene encoding major histocompatibility complex class I-related gene protein-like, producing the protein MEKLQVASHSQHYFTTVTNHQGPGHPSYFTTQEMDGVVLYWYDSRTQLLEIRAPWVKNTNLSLWSIDIMESTHQLRMQNYLRAIMNYTNASEGYHILQKIEGCTLHDNGSVASVLSEAYNGQRFTHFNPDTANWTTDIASAQFYVDILNSNRTNNENIRDQLEKNCLVNLELLLSAGNVTLSRREEPMLEVAQEPTSNTTMALHCRAYGHYPREISMSWYKNGQRVPDEELERMTLPLPDTDFLSSLSVNVSPTPGDLYTCRVAHGSLNTPVTREWSEYKTWGSC